AAAGGTGTTCGTCAAGGAATTGAAATTAATGCAAAATCTCAATATGGTAGTCATTCTTTATTAGGAAATGTAGTTGAAAGTGCTACGCATAAAGTATGGATGACAAATGCAGAAGTACACTTTTTAAAAGCAGAAGCTGCATTAAGAGGTTGGTCAGGAGCAGGAAATGCTAAGATGAATTATGAAGAAGGAGTGAGAGTATCTTTTTCTCAACATGGAGCTTCAGGGGTAGATGCTTATTTAGTAGATAATACAAGTACACCTGCAAATTTTGTAGATGCATTAAATACAGCAAATGATATAGCTTATGCTAGCGATGTTAAAATAGCATATGATAATGCAGCAACACAAGAAGAGCAATTAGAACAAATAATTACTCAAAAATGGATTGCAATGTTTCCTGACGGTCAAGAAGCTTGGTCAGAGTTTAGAAGAACAGGATACCCTAGAGTATTTCCAGTTGTTGTAAATAATAGTGGAGGAGATATTGATACAAATACGCAAGTACGAAGAATTAATTTTGTAGATAGTGAGAAGAATACGAATACAGCAAATGTAACAACTGCAGTAGGATATCTAAATGGACCAGATACTGGAGGAACAAGACTTTGGTGGGACACAGGGATGTCAAACTTTTAATGAATACATTAATTTTTATTTGAATGAAACAACCAGGAGTATGTAATGTATTTCTGGTTGTTTTTTATGTCTTTTTTTTAGCGTTTAGTCGAAAAAATTAGCAAAAAAAAGAGATAGCTATTAAATTTACTAAAAACAAAAAGATGGTTGGATACTTACAAATAGACACCCCTAAAAATATAGCATATAAACCTGCTGGACAATTTGAAGAAACACGTTATGAAAAGAATCATAACATAATTTTTAATAACTCTCTTGAAGCTTCAAAGATTGTAGCAAATGAAATAGCTGATCTGATTAAGCAAAAGCAAAGAGAAAATAAAAAATGTATTTTAGGTTTAGCTACAGGGTCATCACCAATAAAAGTATACGAAGAGTTGGTTCGTTTACATAATGAAGAAGGCTTAAGTTTTACGAATGTAATTACATTTAATTTAGATGAATATTGGGCAATGCAACCAGATGATGTTCAGAGTTATCATTATTTTATGCATGAGCATTTATTTAATTATATAGATATATTACCAGAAAATATAAATGTTCCAGATGGTACTATTAATGCAAATGAAATTCATCAATATTGTATTGACTATGAATTAAAAATAAAGGAAGCAGGAGGTTTAGATTTTCAGCTTTTAGGTATTGGTAGAACAGGTCATGTTGGTTTTAATGAACCAGGATCTCATTATAATTCAGGAACAAGAAGTATAACATTAGATCATATAACAAGACAAGATGCTGCCTCAAGTTTTTTAGGAATAGATAATGTTCCTCGAAAAGCAATAACAATGGGAATTAATACTATAAGAAACGCAAAACGAATTGTATTGCTAGCTTGGGGTATTAATAAAGCTAAAGTTATTAAAGAAACAATAGAAGGAGAAATAACATCACAAATACCAGCAAGTTATTTACAAGATCATAAGAATACTACTTTTATTATAGATGTAGAGGCTTCTACAGAATTAACGAGAATTAAAACACCTTGGTTAGTTGCGTCATGTGTGTGGACAGGTGAACTAAAAAAGAAAGCTGTTTTTTGGTTAAGTCAAGAGGTTAAAAAGCCAATTTTAAAACTTACCGATAAAGATTATAACCAACACGGAATGTCTGGGTTATTATCAGAAGAAGGAAGTGCTTATGATTTAAATATAAAAATTTTTAATAAGTTACAGCATACAATTACTGGTTGGCCAGGAGGAAAGCCTAATGCAGAAGGGAGTAATAGACCAGAGAGAGCTCAACCATCAAAAAAGCGTGTACTTATTTTTAGCCCGCACCCAGATGATGATGTAATTTCGATGGGAGGTACTTTTGATAGATTGGTAGAACAAGGACATGAGGTTCATATTGCTTATCAAACATCAGGAAACATTGCTGTAGCTGATAGCGATGCTTTAAAATTTGTTGAAGTTGCTAAAACTTTATCTCTTAATCAAGACAGGTTAGATGAAATTGTAAAAAGTATAAAATCTAAAACGTTGAATAATATAGATTCTCTTGAAGTTAGACAATTAAAAGGAAGTATTAGAAGGGCAGAATCACTAGCAGCAACAAGATATTTAAGTCTTAAAGATAGTAATGTTCATTTTTTAAATCTTCCTTTTTATGAAACGGGGAGAATTAAAAAAAATAGTTTATCTAAATACGATTTAGATATAATGTGTGAATTAATAGAAGATATTAAACCACATCAAATATATGCAGCAGGAGATTTAGCAGATCCTCATGGAACTCATAAAGTATGTTTAGATGCTTTATTTGAATCATTAGAAATTCTTAAAACTAAAGCATATATGAATGATTGTTGGGTTTGGTTATATAGAGGAGCTTGGTTTGAATGGGAATCATATGAAATTGAAATGGCAGTACCTATGAGTCCTGACCAAGTAATAAAAAAACGTCATGCCATTTTTTATCATCAATCTCAAAAAGATGGGGTTATGTTTCAAGGAGGTGATGCTAGAGAGTTTTGGGTAAGAGCAGAAGATCGAAATAGATTAACTGCAGAAAAGTATCATGATTTAGGTATGGCAAATTATGCAGCAATAGAGGCGTTTAAACGATATCATTTTTAATAAATGAAAGGAACAATATATTACTTAATATTTCTGTTTTTTATTTTCTCTTGTGGTAAAAAAAACACACTAAAAAGTTCAAAAAATATAGAAGGTACTTGGAAAATGATTTATGCTGAGGTTGTAGAAAATGATTCTGTTAAATTAAAGGATTTATCAAACACAACGTTTATAAAAATTATAAATAAGACACATTTTTCATTCTTTAACCAAGAAAGTACAGGAAATAAAAAATTTTATAGTGGAGCTGGATCTTATGTTTTAGAAGGAGATAAATATACAGAAACATTAGCTTTTACAACAATAGAAGTAATTAAAAATCATCAATTTTCATTTAAGGTTTTAATAAAAGATGATACTTTAATTCAATCAGGAATAGAAAAAGTAAAAGCAGCAGGAATAAATAGATTTATTATTGAAAAATATATAAAATTGAATAAATGAAGAAAATAATTTTAATTATAATCTTAGGTATTTTTATAGAACATTCTTTTTCTCAAAAAGCATTATCAGAAAAATACAATTTAATGCCTTGGCCACAAGAAGTAGAAGAGAATAATACTCATTTTATAATAAATGAAAAACTAACAATTAGTGTTTTAGGAGCTGATTTGAAAAAGAGGGCTCACAAAGCATCAGTAAGTTTTTTAAGAAGACTTTCTAACAGAACAGGTATTTTTATTAATACAGGTTTTCCTGTAAAAACAAAAAAAGGAGCAATAGAGATTAATTTCGAAACTGTATCTAATTTAAATATAGAAAGTGATGAGTCATATTCTTTAGAAATTAAAAGTAACAAGGTTAAAATTAATGCAAAAACAGATGTTGGAGCTGTTAGAGGATTAGAAACTCTTTTACAGTTGGTTAATTTTAATAGTGATAATCATTTTTTTGAAGGTGTAACGATAAAGGATTCACCACGCTTTGTATGGAGAGGATTAATGATTGACGTTGCAAGACACTTTCAACCAATTGATGTTATAAAAAGAAACTTAAAAGCAATGGCATCTGTGAAATTAAATGTTTTTCATTGGCATTTAACAGATGATCAGGGGTTTAGAGTAGAGTCTAAAGTATATCCAAGATTGCAAGAAATTGCGGCTGACGGGTTATTTTATACCCAAGAGCAAATAAAAGATGTCGTTGCTTTTGCTTCTGATTTAGGAATTAGAGTTGTTCCTGAGTTTGATGTTCCTGGCCACGCATCTGCAATATTAGCAGCATATCCAGAGTTAGGAAGTAAGGAAGGTTATGATTATAAAGTTGAGAGATTTGCAGGTGTTTTCGATCCGACTTTAAACCCTGCAAAAGAAGTTACTTATCTTTTTTTAGAAACTTTATTTAGAGAGATAGCTCCACTATTTCCAGATGAATATTTTCATATTGGAGGAGATGAAAATGAAGGCAAACATTGGAATGAAAATGTAGAGATTAAAGCATTTAAAAGAAAACATAAATTAAAAACAAACCACGATCTACAAACTTTTTTTAATATTAAATTAGAAAAAATATTAAAAAAATTAGATAAAAAACTAATGGGATGGGATGAGATTTTAACACCATCTCTTCCAACAACAGCAGTTATTCATTCTTGGAGAGGAAAACATGAGGGGTTAAAACAAAGTACTTTAATTGAAGCTGCTAAAAAAGGGTATCAAACAGTGCTTTCTAATGGATATTATATAGACAGAGTATTGTCTGTAGAACATCATTACTTAGTAGACCCAATAGGTAATGAAATATTAACTAAAGAAGAGTTAAAAAGAGTTTTAGGAGCTGAAGCAACCATGTGGAGTGAATTAGTAACACCTCTTACAATTGATTCTAGAATTTGGCCAAGAACAGCGGCAATTGCAGAAAGATTTTGGTCTTCTAAAGGAGTGAAAGATGTTGAAAATATGAAAAAACGATTGAAAGTTGTAAATAATCAATTAGAAGAATTAGGTATTACTCATATAAAGAATAAAGCTGTTATTTTAAGAAACCTTACTAAGAATCAAGATATAAAACCTTTAAAAGTTTTATCAAAAATATACGAGCCTTTAAAAATATACTCAAGAAATAAAGGAGGTACAGAATATAAATCATTTTCACCTTTTACTCTTTTTGCAGACGCTTGTTCTGTAGATGCCGATGATGCAATTGCTTTTAATAAAGCAACAGAAAGTTTTTTAAGAAAATATTCTAAAGAAGATAAAGATAAAATTGTTTTTTTATTAAATAAATGGAGTAATAATTACAATGATTTTTTTAAGTTAGAAATGAATCCATTATTAAAAAATATAGAAGCATCTTATAGAGATTTAAACTCCGTATCTATATTTCTTTTAAAAGTATTAAGAGATAAAAAAGTTCCTGGTTTAAAAGAGCGAGATTTAATTAAAAAGAGTGTTGATAATCTGAGAAAACCTATGGAAGATACTGAACTTATGATTCATTTATCATTAGAAAAACTAATAAAAAATATTAGTTTAAATGAGTAAAATAAAAATAGAACAGAAGAAATTATTTTATTATTTAAGTTGTCTGATATTTTTATTTTGCTCCTGTAAAAAAGAGAATTATTATATAGCGTTTGATTTTACAAAAGAACATTTATTTACCAAAGGTATTGAAGGACCTGCGGTAGATAGTAAAGGAAATCTTTATGCTGTAAACTTTAATAAAGAAGGTACTATAGGAAAAGTGGATAAAAAAGGTAATTCAACCTTATATACTACGCTTTCTAAAAGCAGTATTGGTAACGGAATTAGATTTGATAAAGAAGACAATATGTATATAGCAGATTATGTTAATCATAATGTATTAATTGTTAAAAAAGATTCAATAAAGCCAAGTGTTTATGCTCATAATAAAAATATGAACCAACCTAATGATTTGGTTATATCGCCTTCAGGTATTATATATTTAAGTGATCCGAATTGGTCTAGTAACACAGGTAATTTATGGATGCTAAAAAATAATAAAATAATATTGCTTGAAGAAAATATGGGGACAACAAATGGTATAGCAGTTAATTCATTAGGAACAAAATTATACGTAAATGAATCTCATCAAAAGAAAATTTGG
This genomic stretch from Tenacibaculum sp. Bg11-29 harbors:
- a CDS encoding SMP-30/gluconolactonase/LRE family protein — encoded protein: MSKIKIEQKKLFYYLSCLIFLFCSCKKENYYIAFDFTKEHLFTKGIEGPAVDSKGNLYAVNFNKEGTIGKVDKKGNSTLYTTLSKSSIGNGIRFDKEDNMYIADYVNHNVLIVKKDSIKPSVYAHNKNMNQPNDLVISPSGIIYLSDPNWSSNTGNLWMLKNNKIILLEENMGTTNGIAVNSLGTKLYVNESHQKKIWVYDLNEDGGVRNKKLFKSFIDFGLDGMRCDKLGNLYVCRYGKGTVAILSPKGELLQKVSLKGKKPTNITFGGLEKKQCFVTMADRGCFESFYTQISGKSF
- the nagB gene encoding glucosamine-6-phosphate deaminase, giving the protein MVGYLQIDTPKNIAYKPAGQFEETRYEKNHNIIFNNSLEASKIVANEIADLIKQKQRENKKCILGLATGSSPIKVYEELVRLHNEEGLSFTNVITFNLDEYWAMQPDDVQSYHYFMHEHLFNYIDILPENINVPDGTINANEIHQYCIDYELKIKEAGGLDFQLLGIGRTGHVGFNEPGSHYNSGTRSITLDHITRQDAASSFLGIDNVPRKAITMGINTIRNAKRIVLLAWGINKAKVIKETIEGEITSQIPASYLQDHKNTTFIIDVEASTELTRIKTPWLVASCVWTGELKKKAVFWLSQEVKKPILKLTDKDYNQHGMSGLLSEEGSAYDLNIKIFNKLQHTITGWPGGKPNAEGSNRPERAQPSKKRVLIFSPHPDDDVISMGGTFDRLVEQGHEVHIAYQTSGNIAVADSDALKFVEVAKTLSLNQDRLDEIVKSIKSKTLNNIDSLEVRQLKGSIRRAESLAATRYLSLKDSNVHFLNLPFYETGRIKKNSLSKYDLDIMCELIEDIKPHQIYAAGDLADPHGTHKVCLDALFESLEILKTKAYMNDCWVWLYRGAWFEWESYEIEMAVPMSPDQVIKKRHAIFYHQSQKDGVMFQGGDAREFWVRAEDRNRLTAEKYHDLGMANYAAIEAFKRYHF
- a CDS encoding beta-N-acetylhexosaminidase gives rise to the protein MKKIILIIILGIFIEHSFSQKALSEKYNLMPWPQEVEENNTHFIINEKLTISVLGADLKKRAHKASVSFLRRLSNRTGIFINTGFPVKTKKGAIEINFETVSNLNIESDESYSLEIKSNKVKINAKTDVGAVRGLETLLQLVNFNSDNHFFEGVTIKDSPRFVWRGLMIDVARHFQPIDVIKRNLKAMASVKLNVFHWHLTDDQGFRVESKVYPRLQEIAADGLFYTQEQIKDVVAFASDLGIRVVPEFDVPGHASAILAAYPELGSKEGYDYKVERFAGVFDPTLNPAKEVTYLFLETLFREIAPLFPDEYFHIGGDENEGKHWNENVEIKAFKRKHKLKTNHDLQTFFNIKLEKILKKLDKKLMGWDEILTPSLPTTAVIHSWRGKHEGLKQSTLIEAAKKGYQTVLSNGYYIDRVLSVEHHYLVDPIGNEILTKEELKRVLGAEATMWSELVTPLTIDSRIWPRTAAIAERFWSSKGVKDVENMKKRLKVVNNQLEELGITHIKNKAVILRNLTKNQDIKPLKVLSKIYEPLKIYSRNKGGTEYKSFSPFTLFADACSVDADDAIAFNKATESFLRKYSKEDKDKIVFLLNKWSNNYNDFFKLEMNPLLKNIEASYRDLNSVSIFLLKVLRDKKVPGLKERDLIKKSVDNLRKPMEDTELMIHLSLEKLIKNISLNE